One stretch of Qipengyuania gelatinilytica DNA includes these proteins:
- the cobA gene encoding uroporphyrinogen-III C-methyltransferase → MAHSGTIYLVGAGPGDPDLLTLRAARLIGNARVIVHDGLVDPSILDLAHPHAELISVAKSRSKHTMPQEDICSLLVAYARSGQDVVRLKGGDPFIFGRGGEEAEAANAAGVKVEVVPGISAANGAAAAAQIALTHREASSIVSFVAGQCKGLSDQDWAGLAGKGRTLVIYMGVKTAPLIAEKLMADGLAPEMPVAVIENGARPEMRVLRSSLAGLPQLVESENVVSPALIVIGEVTARDNALAELAREAAA, encoded by the coding sequence ATGGCACATAGTGGAACCATCTATCTCGTCGGAGCAGGGCCGGGCGATCCCGATCTCCTGACGCTGCGCGCCGCGCGGCTGATCGGCAATGCGCGCGTGATCGTCCATGACGGTCTCGTCGATCCATCGATCCTCGACCTCGCGCATCCCCATGCGGAGCTGATTTCGGTTGCCAAAAGCCGTTCGAAGCACACCATGCCGCAGGAAGACATCTGCAGCCTGCTGGTGGCCTATGCGCGTTCTGGCCAGGACGTCGTCAGGCTGAAGGGCGGCGATCCCTTCATCTTCGGACGCGGCGGCGAAGAGGCAGAGGCTGCCAATGCGGCTGGCGTAAAGGTCGAGGTCGTCCCCGGCATCAGCGCCGCCAATGGCGCGGCTGCGGCTGCACAGATCGCACTGACCCACCGCGAGGCTTCCTCGATCGTCAGTTTCGTTGCCGGCCAGTGCAAGGGCCTGTCCGATCAGGACTGGGCGGGCCTCGCCGGCAAGGGACGCACGCTCGTCATCTACATGGGCGTGAAAACCGCACCGCTGATTGCCGAAAAGCTGATGGCCGACGGTCTCGCCCCAGAAATGCCGGTGGCGGTTATCGAAAACGGTGCCCGGCCCGAAATGCGCGTCCTGCGCAGCTCGCTCGCCGGACTTCCGCAGCTCGTCGAGAGCGAAAATGTCGTCAGCCCCGCGCTGATCGTGATCGGTGAAGTGACCGCACGCGACAACGCACTCGCCGAACTCGCCCGGGAGGCAGCAGCATGA
- a CDS encoding nitrite/sulfite reductase: MYLYDQYDQQMVDARVAEFRDQAQRRLEGKLTEDQFKPLRLMNGLYLQLHAYMLRVAVPYGTLNSSQMHALADIADKYDRGYGHFTTRQNIQYNWIKLEDAGDILADLAKVEMHAIQTSGNCIRNISSDHFAGAAADELVDPRPYAELLRQWSSFHPEFSYLPRKFKIAVIASDTDRAAMRLHDIGIQIVTNDAGELGAAFYVGGGMGRTPMIAPCIKPFVPLDRLVTYAEACLRVYNRHGRRDNKYKARIKILVHEMGAEEYTRQVDAEFDHMLAQGIEPPFAELERIRTFFEDPLFEEGASAEIDRFDPDFALWVDRNTHAHKADGYVSAVISLKPVGGIPGDATSEQMRLMADLAKDYSFDELRVMHTQNIVLPHVRMADLHALWTALEEAGLGSPNLDTIEDIIACPGLDYCSLANARSIPVAQKISERFAANGKTEALGKLKLKISGCINACGHHHAGHIGILGVDKKGVENYQLLLGGSEAEDVSLAKITGPGFDEAGIVDAVETAADVYLREREDGERFLDTYRRIGMAPFKEALYG; encoded by the coding sequence ATGTATCTCTACGACCAATACGACCAGCAAATGGTCGATGCGCGCGTGGCGGAATTCCGCGACCAGGCGCAGCGCCGCCTCGAAGGCAAGCTGACCGAAGACCAGTTCAAGCCGCTGCGGCTGATGAACGGTCTTTACCTCCAGCTTCACGCCTACATGCTGCGCGTGGCCGTTCCTTACGGCACGCTCAACAGCAGCCAGATGCATGCGCTCGCCGATATCGCGGACAAGTACGACCGCGGATACGGGCATTTCACCACCCGGCAGAATATCCAGTACAACTGGATCAAGCTGGAAGATGCGGGCGATATCCTCGCCGATCTCGCCAAGGTCGAAATGCATGCCATCCAGACCAGCGGAAACTGCATCCGCAATATCTCTTCGGATCATTTTGCAGGCGCCGCGGCCGACGAGCTTGTCGATCCGCGTCCCTATGCGGAACTGCTGCGTCAGTGGTCGAGCTTTCACCCGGAATTCAGCTATCTGCCGCGCAAGTTCAAGATCGCGGTGATTGCCAGCGATACCGACCGTGCGGCCATGCGCCTGCACGATATCGGCATCCAGATCGTGACAAACGATGCGGGCGAGCTGGGCGCTGCCTTCTATGTGGGTGGCGGCATGGGGCGCACCCCGATGATCGCGCCCTGCATCAAGCCCTTCGTGCCGCTCGACCGGCTGGTGACCTATGCCGAGGCCTGCCTGCGCGTCTACAATCGCCATGGTCGCCGCGACAACAAGTACAAGGCGCGCATCAAGATCCTCGTCCATGAAATGGGCGCAGAGGAATACACGCGCCAGGTCGATGCCGAATTCGACCACATGCTGGCGCAAGGCATCGAACCGCCCTTTGCCGAACTCGAACGCATTCGCACATTCTTCGAAGATCCGCTGTTCGAGGAAGGCGCGAGCGCGGAGATCGACCGCTTTGATCCCGATTTCGCGCTCTGGGTCGACCGCAACACCCATGCGCACAAGGCGGATGGTTATGTTTCGGCGGTGATAAGCCTGAAGCCCGTCGGCGGAATTCCCGGCGATGCGACCTCCGAACAGATGCGCCTGATGGCCGATCTGGCGAAGGATTACAGCTTCGACGAGCTGCGCGTCATGCACACGCAGAACATCGTCCTGCCGCATGTCCGCATGGCCGACCTCCATGCCTTGTGGACCGCGCTGGAAGAGGCAGGGCTGGGTAGCCCGAACCTCGACACGATCGAGGACATCATCGCCTGCCCGGGTCTCGACTATTGCAGCCTTGCCAATGCGCGTTCGATCCCGGTTGCCCAGAAGATTTCCGAACGGTTCGCTGCAAACGGCAAGACCGAGGCGCTGGGCAAGCTGAAGCTCAAGATTTCGGGCTGCATCAACGCATGCGGACATCATCACGCCGGCCACATCGGCATCCTCGGCGTCGATAAGAAGGGCGTCGAGAACTACCAGCTGCTGCTCGGTGGCAGCGAGGCAGAAGATGTCAGCCTCGCCAAGATCACCGGTCCCGGCTTCGACGAGGCCGGCATCGTCGATGCGGTGGAAACCGCCGCCGACGTCTACCTGCGCGAACGCGAAGATGGCGAGCGCTTCCTCGATACCTACCGCCGCATCGGCATGGCCCCGTTCAAGGAGGCGCTTTATGGATAA
- the metC gene encoding cystathionine beta-lyase, with the protein MAGGNKDKLGKGTRLVTGGRSGDFAGHVVNPPVWRASTHLYENCAALREGVKNNEDGAFFYGRRGAPTQWSLSEALTELEPGAHGTVLYPSGVAAIVGALMAVLRAGDVLLVTDNAYDPTRNAAMGILKRYGVEHRFFDPLDPDGFAEIFCERTKAVMLECPGSLTMEVCDIPALARIAREKGAVSLVDNTWATSLGFAALEHGCDIAITALTKHVGGHSDLMMGAATAGERWYRRLRQTSQQLGHVVSPDDASLALRGLRTMGVRLERETATALEIAMWLEQRPEIAHVLCPMLPGSTGHDLWERDFTGGCGLFSFVLKDRDDAARCRLIDALDLFGIGYSWGGFESLALPFDVAPVRSRMAWPKQGWGVEDSCGIRLSIGLEDPADLIADLEQAMAAMDEG; encoded by the coding sequence ATGGCCGGAGGCAATAAGGACAAGCTCGGCAAAGGCACCCGCCTCGTGACAGGAGGGCGCTCCGGCGATTTCGCCGGACATGTCGTCAATCCGCCGGTCTGGCGGGCGAGCACCCATCTTTACGAGAATTGTGCGGCCCTGCGCGAGGGTGTGAAGAACAATGAGGACGGCGCGTTTTTCTACGGCCGTCGCGGCGCGCCCACCCAATGGAGCCTGTCCGAAGCGCTCACCGAACTCGAGCCGGGCGCGCATGGCACAGTCCTCTATCCCAGCGGTGTGGCGGCAATCGTCGGCGCACTGATGGCTGTCTTGCGCGCAGGCGACGTCTTGCTCGTGACCGACAACGCCTATGACCCGACCCGCAATGCAGCGATGGGCATCCTCAAGCGATACGGCGTGGAACATCGTTTCTTCGACCCGCTCGACCCTGACGGTTTTGCAGAGATATTTTGCGAGCGGACAAAGGCTGTAATGCTCGAATGTCCCGGCAGCCTGACGATGGAAGTCTGCGACATTCCGGCACTGGCGAGAATTGCGCGCGAGAAGGGCGCGGTCAGCCTGGTGGACAACACCTGGGCGACTTCGCTGGGCTTTGCCGCACTCGAGCATGGCTGCGACATCGCGATCACCGCACTGACCAAGCATGTCGGCGGTCATTCGGATCTCATGATGGGAGCCGCTACCGCAGGAGAGCGCTGGTACAGGCGCCTTCGCCAGACCTCGCAGCAACTGGGCCACGTGGTTTCGCCCGACGACGCATCGCTTGCCCTGCGCGGCCTCAGGACCATGGGGGTTCGCCTGGAGCGCGAGACCGCTACCGCGCTCGAAATCGCGATGTGGCTGGAGCAGCGGCCCGAAATCGCCCACGTCCTCTGCCCCATGCTTCCCGGCAGCACCGGCCACGATCTGTGGGAACGCGACTTTACTGGTGGGTGCGGCCTCTTCAGCTTCGTCCTCAAGGACCGCGACGATGCAGCGCGGTGCCGCTTGATCGACGCGCTCGACCTGTTCGGGATCGGATACAGTTGGGGCGGGTTCGAAAGCCTTGCCCTCCCGTTCGACGTTGCACCGGTACGATCGCGAATGGCGTGGCCAAAACAGGGCTGGGGGGTTGAGGATAGCTGCGGCATTCGCCTATCCATCGGCCTTGAAGATCCCGCGGACCTGATCGCGGACCTCGAACAGGCCATGGCCGCGATGGACGAAGGATAG
- a CDS encoding sulfurtransferase, with product MEKLVSTEWLAARLDAEDLVILDATMHLPDSPRNARREFEAGHIPGARFLDLASFIDTESDVPKAVPSADQFAQRMGRLGIAPGSRIVLYDDSDIASAARAWFILSRYGETKVAILDGGIAKWRMEGRGLSDRVVGHAPRDRVGHDPVRTVRSKDEVAANVDSKEWQVVDARDAARFEGRAGSGSQGHIPGAHNLHFKRLLREDGTYRSPDAIRTEFEDAGVDLARPIVTSCNSGMTASVLLFGLALIGKLDADLYDGSWLEWGADPATPKESGAAR from the coding sequence ATGGAAAAGCTCGTTTCGACCGAATGGCTTGCCGCGCGTCTCGACGCGGAGGATCTCGTTATCCTCGATGCGACGATGCATTTGCCCGACAGCCCCCGCAATGCGCGAAGGGAATTCGAGGCCGGGCACATACCCGGCGCACGGTTTCTCGACCTCGCCAGTTTTATCGACACCGAATCCGATGTGCCCAAGGCCGTGCCGAGCGCGGACCAGTTTGCGCAGCGGATGGGCCGGCTCGGCATCGCGCCCGGCAGCCGTATCGTCCTTTACGACGACAGCGATATCGCCTCGGCGGCGCGCGCCTGGTTCATCCTCTCGCGTTATGGCGAGACGAAGGTGGCGATCCTCGACGGTGGGATCGCGAAATGGCGCATGGAAGGACGCGGGCTTTCCGACCGTGTCGTCGGCCACGCCCCTCGCGACAGGGTAGGTCATGACCCGGTCCGCACGGTCCGCAGCAAGGACGAGGTTGCGGCGAATGTCGACAGCAAGGAATGGCAGGTCGTCGATGCCCGCGATGCGGCGCGGTTCGAGGGCCGCGCGGGCAGCGGATCGCAGGGCCATATTCCCGGCGCGCACAACCTTCATTTCAAGCGGCTCCTTCGCGAAGACGGGACTTATCGCTCGCCCGATGCGATCAGGACGGAGTTCGAGGACGCGGGCGTCGATCTCGCCCGTCCGATCGTGACCAGTTGCAACAGCGGCATGACCGCAAGTGTGCTGCTGTTCGGCCTTGCGCTGATCGGGAAACTGGATGCCGACCTTTACGACGGGAGCTGGCTGGAATGGGGTGCGGATCCTGCCACCCCCAAGGAAAGCGGGGCGGCGCGCTGA
- a CDS encoding phosphoadenylyl-sulfate reductase, whose product MNEARAIDRLDTGPRFTEHDAIRLNRMFRGSDTEEWLRAVLEGDLAGDLAMVSSFGAESAVLLHLVSQIDPSVPVLFLETGKHFPETLAYRDLLKERFGLNLVNLYPDLGDLEKRDETGLRWSYDPDGCCELRKVRPLEKALARYDASFTGRKAFQSTTRATLPRFELDTSDAQGRLKINPLIDWDADRIAAYFGEYDLPRHPLVDRGFASIGCSPCTRAVKPGEDPRAGRWAGWDKVECGIHKPGEEPFL is encoded by the coding sequence GTGAACGAAGCGCGCGCCATCGACCGGCTCGATACGGGCCCGCGCTTTACGGAGCATGATGCCATCCGGCTCAACCGCATGTTCCGTGGAAGCGATACCGAGGAATGGCTGCGCGCCGTCCTCGAGGGCGATTTGGCGGGCGATCTCGCCATGGTCTCCAGTTTCGGGGCGGAAAGTGCGGTTCTCCTGCACCTCGTCTCGCAGATCGATCCCTCAGTGCCGGTGCTCTTCCTCGAAACCGGCAAGCATTTCCCCGAAACGCTCGCCTATCGCGATCTTTTGAAGGAGCGCTTCGGCCTCAACCTCGTCAACCTCTATCCCGATCTGGGCGATCTGGAGAAGCGCGACGAGACCGGCCTTCGCTGGTCATACGATCCCGACGGTTGCTGCGAACTGCGCAAGGTGCGGCCTCTGGAAAAGGCGCTCGCGCGCTATGATGCGAGCTTCACGGGCCGCAAGGCATTCCAGTCCACTACGCGGGCGACGCTTCCGCGCTTCGAACTCGATACGTCGGACGCGCAGGGGCGGCTGAAGATCAATCCGCTGATAGACTGGGATGCGGACCGCATCGCCGCCTATTTCGGAGAATACGACCTGCCGCGCCACCCGCTTGTCGACCGCGGTTTTGCGTCGATCGGCTGCTCCCCATGTACGCGAGCGGTGAAGCCGGGCGAAGACCCGCGCGCGGGCCGCTGGGCCGGTTGGGACAAGGTCGAGTGCGGCATCCACAAGCCGGGCGAGGAACCCTTCCTCTAG
- a CDS encoding potassium channel family protein, with protein MQTALISLFLVAATIAIHYEVLRYTSRRLTHVHVPPRMRIILMLVAALVSHVTHVMLYAGAFILLEDAGGFGSIGGERGHSVEDAFYFSITSYTTLGIGDLYPTGALRIISGIEALNGLVMVGWTASMTYLYMEKFWHLQGQAGRQPNKRK; from the coding sequence ATGCAGACGGCCCTCATCTCGCTGTTCCTCGTCGCCGCGACTATCGCGATCCATTACGAGGTCTTGCGGTATACCTCGCGGCGCCTGACGCATGTGCATGTGCCGCCGCGCATGCGCATCATCCTGATGCTGGTCGCAGCGCTCGTCTCGCACGTGACCCATGTGATGCTTTACGCAGGCGCATTCATACTGCTGGAGGATGCAGGCGGGTTCGGATCGATAGGGGGCGAACGCGGGCATTCGGTGGAGGATGCCTTCTACTTCTCGATCACCAGCTACACCACGCTGGGCATCGGCGATCTCTATCCCACGGGTGCCCTGCGCATCATCAGCGGGATCGAGGCGCTCAACGGGCTCGTCATGGTCGGCTGGACCGCATCGATGACCTATCTCTACATGGAGAAGTTCTGGCACCTGCAGGGGCAGGCAGGACGTCAACCGAACAAGCGCAAGTAA
- a CDS encoding 2OG-Fe(II) oxygenase, protein MTTPPAPPIAGDYAPWFHAKALSGSDRYAFHSVGGRHVLMLFFGTASQPGAKAALEVVAKHREVFDDEHAVFFGVTVDPSDVAQNRIAQDLPGIRYFLDYDRAVSRLFGAAKDAHRYEPFWVLLDRELRVIQRYRIDAGEAAIAELRKRTAKVPDGVAPVLTVPDVFDAETCRMLIDLYNKDGGTASGFMRDVDGKTTHVLDDNFKRRRDTSIEDAKLIQMLSQRIARRVAPAIERATHFKATRIERHIVACYEAGKGHFRPHRDNTTFGTAHRRFAVTINLNAEEYEGGDLRFPEFGGRTYRAPTGGAVVFSCSLLHEAMPVTKGKRYAFLPFLYDEEARAVREANLDKLAAAGGQDVKQEGAA, encoded by the coding sequence ATGACAACCCCGCCTGCCCCGCCGATAGCCGGCGATTATGCTCCCTGGTTCCATGCCAAAGCCCTCTCGGGATCGGATCGCTATGCCTTCCACTCGGTCGGCGGGCGGCACGTGCTGATGCTGTTCTTCGGCACTGCCAGCCAGCCGGGAGCAAAGGCTGCGCTGGAGGTTGTGGCGAAGCATCGCGAGGTCTTCGATGACGAGCATGCGGTGTTCTTCGGCGTGACCGTCGACCCCAGCGATGTCGCGCAGAACAGGATTGCGCAGGACCTTCCCGGCATCCGGTATTTTCTCGATTACGACCGCGCGGTCAGCCGCCTGTTCGGTGCGGCGAAGGACGCCCATCGCTACGAGCCTTTCTGGGTGCTGCTCGATCGCGAATTGCGGGTGATCCAGCGCTACAGGATCGATGCGGGCGAGGCGGCGATTGCCGAACTCAGGAAAAGGACCGCCAAGGTCCCTGACGGGGTCGCCCCGGTGCTCACCGTGCCCGACGTTTTCGATGCCGAAACCTGCCGGATGCTGATCGATCTGTACAACAAGGACGGCGGCACAGCCTCGGGCTTCATGCGCGACGTGGACGGCAAGACGACCCACGTTCTCGACGACAATTTCAAACGCAGACGCGACACTTCGATCGAGGACGCGAAGCTCATCCAGATGCTGTCCCAGCGCATCGCCCGCCGCGTTGCCCCCGCTATCGAGCGCGCGACCCATTTCAAGGCGACCCGCATCGAGCGGCATATCGTTGCCTGCTACGAAGCGGGAAAGGGTCATTTCCGCCCGCACCGCGACAACACCACCTTCGGAACCGCACATCGCCGCTTTGCCGTCACGATCAATCTCAATGCCGAAGAATATGAGGGCGGCGACCTGCGCTTCCCCGAATTCGGCGGGCGCACCTATCGCGCGCCGACCGGCGGCGCGGTGGTTTTCTCCTGCTCCCTGCTCCACGAGGCGATGCCGGTCACCAAGGGCAAGCGCTATGCCTTCCTGCCCTTTCTCTACGACGAGGAAGCAAGGGCCGTGCGCGAGGCGAATCTTGACAAGCTGGCAGCCGCAGGCGGCCAGGACGTCAAGCAGGAAGGCGCCGCCTGA
- a CDS encoding DUF1499 domain-containing protein, whose translation MTDMDNQQEIPAEPANAETDRKPLVWRKSLPKWSLWVSLAVLAWFALAVFGPKIGLIGWRTGLGFMIMQSGLILIGIAAVFALVALLFAFLKTPRGPWWKAALALAIPAILFLGLLTMRAQADAVPPIHDVSTDLRNPPTFSAQTMAIREELGANPINDYGIPLGQLEMWAGSEDADLKAKNHADIIAEDYENLQPIIIGGATDDQAFDAIVAAMGEIGLQDVHRVEGSNTVEGVAETFAFGFKDDVVARVEDGQIDLRSVSRVGVSDLGYNASRLEELAEAIEDRLNK comes from the coding sequence ATGACCGATATGGACAACCAGCAGGAGATTCCAGCGGAACCGGCAAATGCCGAAACCGACAGGAAGCCCCTCGTGTGGCGCAAGAGCCTGCCCAAGTGGTCGCTCTGGGTGTCGCTCGCAGTGCTCGCCTGGTTCGCTCTTGCCGTCTTCGGCCCCAAGATCGGGCTGATCGGCTGGCGCACGGGCCTCGGCTTCATGATCATGCAGTCGGGCCTGATCCTGATCGGCATTGCTGCCGTTTTCGCGCTCGTCGCACTGCTCTTCGCCTTCCTCAAGACCCCGCGCGGACCGTGGTGGAAGGCCGCCCTGGCCCTCGCCATCCCGGCAATCCTTTTCCTGGGGCTCCTCACCATGCGCGCCCAGGCAGACGCCGTCCCGCCGATCCACGACGTATCGACCGACCTGCGCAATCCTCCGACCTTCTCCGCCCAAACCATGGCGATCCGCGAGGAACTGGGTGCCAATCCGATCAACGACTACGGCATTCCGCTGGGCCAGCTCGAGATGTGGGCAGGTTCGGAAGATGCCGACCTGAAGGCCAAGAACCACGCCGACATCATCGCCGAGGATTATGAGAACCTGCAGCCGATCATCATCGGCGGCGCAACCGACGACCAGGCATTCGACGCCATCGTGGCCGCCATGGGAGAAATCGGCCTGCAGGACGTCCACCGCGTTGAGGGTTCGAATACGGTCGAAGGTGTCGCAGAGACCTTTGCCTTCGGCTTCAAGGACGATGTTGTTGCAAGGGTGGAGGATGGCCAGATCGACCTTCGCTCGGTCAGCCGTGTCGGCGTATCCGACCTTGGCTACAATGCGTCCCGCCTGGAAGAACTCGCCGAGGCAATCGAAGACCGCCTCAACAAGTAA
- a CDS encoding DUF2849 domain-containing protein, producing the protein MRILTGNDLKSGSVTWWTGSDWSLHVEDAVDVAGSEDEIARREEASRRVNAPYAIDAEMHEGRPRPSHIKDRIRALGPTVRPDLTLKPTDPDIGTWVI; encoded by the coding sequence ATGAGAATCCTGACCGGAAACGACTTGAAGAGCGGCAGCGTGACCTGGTGGACCGGATCGGATTGGTCGCTCCATGTCGAAGATGCCGTCGACGTTGCGGGCTCCGAAGACGAGATCGCGCGCCGCGAAGAGGCCTCGCGCCGTGTGAATGCGCCCTATGCGATCGACGCTGAAATGCACGAAGGCCGTCCGCGGCCCTCGCATATCAAGGACCGCATCCGCGCCCTCGGCCCGACCGTGCGGCCCGATCTTACCCTCAAACCGACCGATCCTGACATCGGCACCTGGGTTATCTGA
- a CDS encoding mechanosensitive ion channel family protein, with protein sequence MQGEAAPTEAPEAANAPVEQAWSMAEAAPEETQVAASEGLKEAVSSKSETVGSMLESLDSMALSMGDMRISLFDVLVVSTVIIGVIALAWFISKLLRRVVRRFTKLDETQQLLSEKILTIIVWAAAFFVGIDLLGIDLTALAVFSGAFGLAIGFGLQKTFGNLIAGIILLMDKSIKPGDVIAVTDMAGNESFGQIRKIGVRAVSVTTRDQREYLIPNENLMINQVENWSYSSKNVRMQVYVGVSYEADMNLAEKLMLEAAKSCDRVLNAPPPTVWMSEYGDNSVNFVIHCWIKDPEDGVGNVRSAVLKKLWWLFKENGIEIPFPQRDIHIRSSDQLERWFAAMAEGKVTKE encoded by the coding sequence GTGCAAGGCGAAGCAGCTCCCACCGAGGCTCCCGAGGCCGCGAACGCTCCTGTCGAGCAGGCGTGGAGCATGGCCGAGGCAGCGCCTGAAGAAACGCAAGTAGCTGCCTCCGAAGGCCTGAAGGAAGCCGTCAGCAGCAAGAGCGAAACGGTCGGTTCGATGCTGGAATCGCTGGATTCGATGGCGCTCAGCATGGGCGACATGCGCATTTCGCTGTTCGACGTGCTGGTGGTTTCGACTGTCATCATCGGCGTCATTGCCCTCGCGTGGTTCATAAGCAAGCTGTTGCGACGGGTCGTTCGTCGCTTCACCAAGCTCGACGAGACGCAGCAGCTGCTGTCGGAAAAGATCCTCACGATCATCGTCTGGGCCGCCGCCTTTTTCGTCGGCATCGACTTGCTGGGAATCGATCTCACGGCACTGGCTGTCTTCTCCGGCGCCTTCGGCCTCGCGATCGGTTTCGGTCTCCAGAAAACCTTCGGTAACTTGATCGCCGGGATCATCCTCTTGATGGACAAGTCGATCAAGCCGGGCGACGTGATCGCGGTGACCGACATGGCGGGCAACGAGAGCTTCGGCCAGATCCGCAAGATCGGCGTACGCGCCGTTTCGGTCACGACCCGTGACCAGCGTGAATATCTGATCCCGAACGAAAACCTGATGATCAACCAGGTCGAGAACTGGTCCTATTCATCGAAGAACGTGCGCATGCAGGTCTATGTCGGGGTCAGTTACGAAGCCGACATGAACCTTGCCGAAAAGCTGATGCTGGAAGCTGCCAAGAGCTGCGATCGCGTTCTCAACGCTCCGCCACCGACTGTGTGGATGAGCGAATATGGCGACAATTCGGTTAACTTCGTGATCCATTGCTGGATCAAGGATCCGGAAGATGGCGTGGGCAACGTGCGCAGCGCCGTGCTGAAGAAGTTGTGGTGGCTGTTCAAGGAAAACGGGATCGAAATTCCCTTCCCGCAGCGCGACATCCACATCCGCTCGTCCGACCAGCTGGAACGCTGGTTCGCGGCGATGGCGGAAGGCAAGGTTACAAAAGAATAG
- a CDS encoding DUF934 domain-containing protein, with protein MDNLSSENDTLIRYREDEPVDHAAVTVDSFLDQSSASAVRVEPGDDARELLPHLERLALVEVNFPAFGDGRGYSSAQILREAGYEGELRAVGDVIVDQVAYMRRCGFDAFDPDAPLNEADLETALSRWPEVYQPAADKRTPIWSKRHA; from the coding sequence ATGGATAATCTCTCGTCCGAAAACGACACCCTCATCCGCTATCGTGAAGACGAGCCGGTCGATCATGCGGCTGTCACCGTGGACTCTTTCCTCGACCAGTCGTCGGCCAGTGCCGTGCGCGTCGAGCCGGGTGACGATGCGCGCGAACTGCTCCCGCATCTCGAACGCCTGGCGCTGGTAGAGGTGAACTTCCCCGCTTTCGGCGACGGTCGGGGCTACTCCTCGGCGCAAATCCTGCGCGAAGCGGGATATGAAGGCGAACTGCGCGCCGTGGGCGACGTCATTGTCGACCAGGTGGCCTATATGCGTCGCTGCGGCTTCGATGCCTTCGATCCCGATGCCCCCTTGAACGAGGCCGATCTCGAAACCGCGCTCTCGCGCTGGCCCGAAGTCTATCAGCCGGCCGCGGACAAACGCACGCCGATCTGGAGCAAGAGGCACGCGTGA
- the queF gene encoding preQ(1) synthase, translating to MRGMSDTVTPKFLGENSPLPASPEEAELDYVPNPRAGQLYMVRFAAPEFTSLCPVTGQPDFAHLVIDYAPGDTIVESKSLKLFLGSFRNHCGFHEDVTVGIGQRLFDEMKPQWLRIGGYWYPRGGIPIDVFWQSGAVPEGLWVPDQGVSSYRGRG from the coding sequence ATGCGCGGCATGAGCGACACAGTGACACCCAAGTTTCTGGGCGAAAACAGCCCGCTGCCCGCGTCTCCGGAAGAGGCCGAACTCGATTACGTGCCCAACCCGCGTGCCGGACAACTCTACATGGTGCGATTCGCAGCGCCCGAGTTCACCTCGCTTTGCCCGGTGACCGGACAGCCCGATTTCGCGCATCTCGTGATCGATTACGCCCCCGGCGACACGATCGTGGAATCCAAGAGCCTCAAGCTCTTTTTGGGCAGCTTCCGCAACCACTGCGGTTTCCACGAGGACGTTACCGTCGGCATCGGCCAGCGCCTGTTCGACGAAATGAAGCCGCAATGGCTGCGCATCGGAGGATACTGGTATCCGCGCGGAGGTATTCCGATCGACGTATTCTGGCAGAGCGGCGCGGTACCCGAAGGACTTTGGGTGCCCGACCAGGGTGTCTCGTCATACAGAGGGAGAGGGTAA